The window TTTCCGTTAGCTATCGCCTACACCATTGTTCGCTTCCGGCTGTTGGACGTAAACCGCGTCGTACGCCGCGGCCTGACGTACCTGCTGCTGGCGATCATTGTGGTGGGGGCGGTTTTGCTGATTATCAGCGGGCTGGCAGTTGGCGTGGGCATCCACATCACCCTGAGCAATCCTTGGGTGGTCGCCATCTTTATGCTGGCTATCTTTGCCATTTATGATCCACTGCGGACCTGGCTGCAAAAAGGATTAGACCGGCTGCTGTTTCAAAAACCGGTGGAACTAAACGAACTGCTGCGGCAGTATAACCGACGGCTGACAACGGCCGTCAACGCCGATCAGGTCGCCAAAATCTTGGTGGAATACACCCAAACGGGCATCCCCGTCAGCAATCCCCAACTTTTTCTGCCCGACGACAACCTGGGTGGCTATTGCAGCTACCCCGACACCGAAAACGCCATGGTCGCCACCGATTCGCCGCTGGTCGTTTACATGCAGCATACCTCCGAGGTACTGGACTTAACCGTCGAACGCGCCTGGCCGCCGGAACTGCGCCAATATCCCGAAGCTGTTCGCCTGCAACAGGCCGCCATCATCGTGCCGATGAATAATGGTCAGGAGCTGTTAGGTTGGCTGGCCTTGCCGGCCAAACAAAATGGGCAGCCTTACTCACAAAGCGAGTTGAACTTCCTCAGCACAATGGCCGACCAATCCCTGATTGGCCTGGAACGGGCCAACGTGATGCGCCGCCTGGAAGCCCGCATCGCCGAATTGGACCAACTGAGCCAGTTTTCGCAGGCGCTCAACTTCACCATTGACCCGGATGTTTTGTTGGAACTGGTGTTTACCAATTATCAACGGCTGTTGGGACTGGATAATTTTTTCATCGCCCTGCAAAACCCGGCCACCCGGCAGCTTTACGCCGCGTTTGTGGTGGAACAGGGGGAACGTCTGCCGGAGCGTGAAGGGCGGCATGTCGGGGTAGACGATCCGGCCATCCTTCAGGTGTTGCAGACTGGGCAAATGGCCGATATGGTGGATGAAAACGGCCGTGTCTGGTGGATTTCGCCGCTGAACGCCGGCGCCGAAACGTTGGGCGCGCTCTACACCTTTTTCGCCGATGAGACACACATCCGCCCACGCCAGAAACAGTTGTTCAATGTGTTCGCCGACCGCACGGCCGTTGCCCTGGACCGCCTGCAAACCCGGCAAGAACTGGCCGACCGCGCCCAACAACTAGAAATTATCAACGAAGTCACTCTGTCTCTGGCCGCCACCCTGGAGCTAGAACCGCTGCTCAACCTGATCATGGACAAAGCCATGGAACTGCTGGAAACCGAAGCCGGGGCTTTTATGATGACGGTGGAAGACACCGGCGAGTTAGAATTTCGCGTGGTGCGCGGCCCGGCCAGCGGCGATCTGCTGGGCAAACGTTTACCTATTGGCAGTGGATTGGCGGGCACGGCCGTTCAGACCGGCCGCCCCGTGCGCCAAAACCGCGTCCGCGACGACAAACGCTGGTTTGGCGACATGAACCCCAATGCCGATTTTGTCAGCGAATCCATTCTGACTGTCCCCCTGCTGCGGAGCAATGCTGTGCTGGGGGTGGTCCAGGTCATCAACAAGAAAAACGGCGCCCCCTTCAGTGAAGAAGATGAAACACTGCTGGCCGCTTTTGCCGGGCAGGCCGTGGTCGCCCTGGAAAACGCCCGCTTAATGGAACAAACCGACCAGGCTTTGCAGGAGCGCGTCAGCGAATTGTTCATGTTGCAGCAGCTAGACCGCGACCTCACCACCACGCTAGACCTGGAAAACGTCCTCAGTCTAACGTTGGACTGGACGCTGCGGGTGAGCGATGGCGCATCTGGAGTGATTGTTTTGGCCGACGAACAGGGCAAGCCATATCTGCAAGCCCAACATGGCTATGACCAGAGCTTTTCAATTGAACCGATCAACGGCGTTTTCGCTGACGATGGTTTGATGAGTCGGGTCCTGGCGACGGGAGAACCGCACGTAACCGGCAATGTCCATGCCGAGCCGCATTACAAAATTAAGTCCTATGAAACGCTGTCGCAAATGACCTTGCCCATCATCCATAAGCAAAAGCTGATAGGCGTGGCCGCCATTGAAAGCGACCAGATGAATATGTTCCACAATGGGCACATGGAAACGGCCGTGCGCATGACCAACCACGCGGCCGTCGCCATCGCCAACGCCCTGCTCTACCAGCAGGTCAAAGAAGCCAACCAAGCCAAATCGGAATTTGTCTCGATGGTTTCCCATGAACTAAAAACCCCGATGACTTCCATGCGCGGTTACACCGATTTACTGCTTTCCGGCATGACCGGCGACCTGACCAGCCAGCAGCGCGGCTTCCTGGAGACCATCGCCGCTAACATTCGCCGTATGAGCCAGCAAATTCAGGACCTCACCGACATTTCCCGCATCGAAACCGGCCAACTGCACATAGACCCAGCCCCGACCGCTTTCACCAACATCGTCAGCGAGACTTTGCAGACCGTGCGCGGCCCCTGCGACGCCAAAGGCATCGAACTGCACCTGGACCTGCCGCCAGACTTGCCCCTGGTTATGGCCGACAAAGAGCGGCTGGTGCAGGTGCTGACCAACCTCATCAGCAATGCCAGCAAATACTCGCCGCCCAACACCAATGTTTATGTCAATTTAAGGGCAGATGCAATGCGCATAGGCGAAAAAGAGCGGCCGACGCCGGTGGTGGTTTGCGCCGTTAAGGATACTGGTTACGGCATTTCGGCTGAAGACCAACAGCGGCTTTTCACCAAGTTTTTCCGCGCCGATGATCCCAACATTCGCAAAGCCACCGGCACAGGGCTGGGTCTATCCATCACCAAAGGGATTGTGGAGCTGCATGGTGGCCGGATTTGGGTGGAAAGCGCGTTGGGACAGGGCACGACGTTTACTTTTGCAATTCCGCAAATCGAATAAATCGGGCGACGGCCGTAAACATCGTCAGGGAGTCGTAGGTTTTGTACATTGACACACCCCTGATGTTGGTTATACTTTAACCCATGAGGGAAAATTCCGTCACAAGCGTAGAAAAACACATAACCTGATTCACGTTGACGCACGCCATTTCGCGTGCGTTTTTGTTTTCCGGGGCAGTTCCTAATTTGCAGAGAGGAGTAAAGAATTATGGACTATGGGATGATCAGTAAAATCGAAAAATCGAAGATTTATGCCGAAGAACGCGAGCGAATTGATTTTCAATATCTGCGCGTTACCATCCAGGGCGATAACAACACATCCCCCCATGTGGTTGAATATGATGAGGGCGTGTGGAGTTGCGACTGCGATTTTTTTGCCTCGCGGCATGTATGCAGCCACACCATGGCGATTGAACGTATTTTGCGAGATATGGTTGAACTTGGTGAGGCTGTCTAAACGGTTTTGCTGATTTTTACCACGCGGATTAAAACGTGCCCGGTCTAACGACTGGGCACGTTTTTTGTTATAATCACCCGGTTGTGGCTGCATTTTGCGACATTTGGAATGAAACACACCCTTTGGCTTGAGAGGTTGTAATGGACATCATCGGGAAAAGACCTGTCAGGACTGTCTGGACACCGTGAGGAAACGCACCATGACCATTGGCGGCGTTGAATTTGACCTGAAACTGACTTTTCTCATCATCTTCAGTACCGTCATCCCCATGCTGGACTATTACGGCCACAGATTTACCAGCGCCAAAGCCTACGACCGTTTCATCCTGTACTTTATCTTACCCATGCTGGTCATTCTGCTGTTGTTCCGCGAACCGGCCAGCGGCTATGGCTTTCGGCTGGGCGCCTGGCGCGTCGGTCTGGCCTGGACGGTCGGCGTGTGCCTGGTGATGGCTCTGGTGTTATGGTTTGTGGCCCGCACGCCATCCATGCAGGCGTATTATCAGGCGCGTGCGCCACAAGAAGTAACACGCCTTCTCTGGCTTAACGGTGTGGAATTGTTTGCCTGGGAGTTTATCTGGCGTGGTTTTATGCTCTTTGGTCTGGCGAAAATTTTAGGCCCTGGCCCGGCCATCCTCATCCAGGCAGTCCCTTTTGCCTTTATGCACCTGGGCAAACCGGAAATCGAAACCCTGACCACCATTTTCGGCGGTATTGGCTTTGGTTTCATTGCCTGGCAAACTAATTCGTTCCTTTATCCCTGGCTTATCCATTGGTTTATCACCTCATTTACGATGCTTATTGCTTTAGGTCGTTTCTAAAACGACGCGCTACCAACCAACCTGATAACAGCTGTAAACTGACATTTTTCACCTTGCCACCCGGTCATCTTGCCACCCTGTCAGTTTATCCCTGTCAACTATCAACCCTATGACCAATACTCTGACGCTTCACCCCCTGTCCATTGCCAATGGCGGCGGCGGCATCGCCC of the Candidatus Leptovillus gracilis genome contains:
- a CDS encoding CPBP family intramembrane metalloprotease, producing the protein MTIGGVEFDLKLTFLIIFSTVIPMLDYYGHRFTSAKAYDRFILYFILPMLVILLLFREPASGYGFRLGAWRVGLAWTVGVCLVMALVLWFVARTPSMQAYYQARAPQEVTRLLWLNGVELFAWEFIWRGFMLFGLAKILGPGPAILIQAVPFAFMHLGKPEIETLTTIFGGIGFGFIAWQTNSFLYPWLIHWFITSFTMLIALGRF
- a CDS encoding GAF domain-containing protein, translating into MKQQRVNQIRMVVITIILIASGVMFVALPVLALRWIQAPYPGLFFDPNLVVNKSSAQYAPTEPVQPPIAYPDRVTAVNGRPFATPQELHAYLASLQPGDVVTFLFDQPPPDAVITTRTTDETERAVNLVLSTLDETILWNQFWLFYLLGVVIFLIGGLTFMARPDAEAAQIFALFAVCTAVIMGALFDQITTQVFIRVWTLALAIVGSFTMLLAFVFPHEASLVSRFPWLKWAAVLPGVALALWGQVWLFNGPDVWAHALPWRYAYYWNIFAALVTLGFMLYRSAASPSALVRQQARIILLGAVLGLMPILVTLVWLATRQGWQRFNPSVFLPPVVLFPLAIAYTIVRFRLLDVNRVVRRGLTYLLLAIIVVGAVLLIISGLAVGVGIHITLSNPWVVAIFMLAIFAIYDPLRTWLQKGLDRLLFQKPVELNELLRQYNRRLTTAVNADQVAKILVEYTQTGIPVSNPQLFLPDDNLGGYCSYPDTENAMVATDSPLVVYMQHTSEVLDLTVERAWPPELRQYPEAVRLQQAAIIVPMNNGQELLGWLALPAKQNGQPYSQSELNFLSTMADQSLIGLERANVMRRLEARIAELDQLSQFSQALNFTIDPDVLLELVFTNYQRLLGLDNFFIALQNPATRQLYAAFVVEQGERLPEREGRHVGVDDPAILQVLQTGQMADMVDENGRVWWISPLNAGAETLGALYTFFADETHIRPRQKQLFNVFADRTAVALDRLQTRQELADRAQQLEIINEVTLSLAATLELEPLLNLIMDKAMELLETEAGAFMMTVEDTGELEFRVVRGPASGDLLGKRLPIGSGLAGTAVQTGRPVRQNRVRDDKRWFGDMNPNADFVSESILTVPLLRSNAVLGVVQVINKKNGAPFSEEDETLLAAFAGQAVVALENARLMEQTDQALQERVSELFMLQQLDRDLTTTLDLENVLSLTLDWTLRVSDGASGVIVLADEQGKPYLQAQHGYDQSFSIEPINGVFADDGLMSRVLATGEPHVTGNVHAEPHYKIKSYETLSQMTLPIIHKQKLIGVAAIESDQMNMFHNGHMETAVRMTNHAAVAIANALLYQQVKEANQAKSEFVSMVSHELKTPMTSMRGYTDLLLSGMTGDLTSQQRGFLETIAANIRRMSQQIQDLTDISRIETGQLHIDPAPTAFTNIVSETLQTVRGPCDAKGIELHLDLPPDLPLVMADKERLVQVLTNLISNASKYSPPNTNVYVNLRADAMRIGEKERPTPVVVCAVKDTGYGISAEDQQRLFTKFFRADDPNIRKATGTGLGLSITKGIVELHGGRIWVESALGQGTTFTFAIPQIE